Proteins from a single region of Argiope bruennichi chromosome 6, qqArgBrue1.1, whole genome shotgun sequence:
- the LOC129971095 gene encoding muscle LIM protein 1-like, with protein sequence MPFTPVEHAKCPKCGKSVYAAEEMLAAGEKWHKTCFKCGLCHKRLDSTNATEHEKELFCKQCYGRKFGPKGYGFGGGAGCLSMDKGEQFGNTECSMSNKPTLDPTYG encoded by the exons ATGCCTTTCACACCGGTTGAACATGCCAAATGCCCCAAATGCGGGAAATCCGTCTACGCCGCTGAAGAGATGCTGGCAGCTGGAGAGAAATGGCACAAAACTTGCTTCAAGTGTG GACTGTGCCATAAGAGGTTAGACAGCACCAACGCCACAGAACACGAGAAGGAACTATTCTGCAAACAATGCTATGGCAGGAAATTCGGCCCCAAGGGATATGGCTTCGGTGGTGGAGCTGGCTGCCTCAGCATGGACAAGGGAGAACAATTTGGAAACACGGAATGTTCCATGTC CAACAAGCCCACTTTGGACCCAACTTACGGTTAA